One stretch of Pseudomonas fragi DNA includes these proteins:
- the yiaY gene encoding L-threonine dehydrogenase — protein MTSTFFIPAVNIMGNGCLDEAMTAIRNYGFRKALIVTDAGLAKAGVATLIAEKLALQDIDSVIFDGAKPNPSIANVEAGLKVLKQHQCDFIVSLGGGSPHDCAKGIALCATNGGHIRDYEGVDRSAKPQLPLVSINTTAGTASEMTRFCIITDEERHVKMAIVDRNVTPLLSVNDPELMVAMPKGLTAATGMDALTHAIEAYVSTAANPITDACAIKAMELISQNLRQAVSDGKNLTARENMAYAQFLAGMAFNNASLGFVHAMAHQLGGFYDLPHGVCNAVLLPHVQTFNASVCATRLTDVAHALGADVRGLSPEEGAQAAIAAIRTLAKDVEIPAGLRDLGAKLDDIPILATNALKDACGFTNPRKADQGQIEEIFRNAF, from the coding sequence ATGACCAGCACTTTCTTTATTCCTGCTGTAAACATTATGGGTAACGGTTGCCTGGATGAAGCCATGACTGCGATTCGCAACTATGGTTTTCGCAAGGCGTTGATTGTGACCGACGCGGGGCTGGCCAAGGCGGGGGTTGCGACGTTGATCGCCGAGAAGCTCGCGTTGCAGGATATTGATTCGGTGATTTTCGATGGTGCCAAGCCTAACCCGAGCATTGCCAATGTCGAGGCGGGCTTGAAGGTGCTCAAGCAGCATCAGTGCGACTTTATTGTGTCGCTGGGTGGTGGTTCGCCCCATGACTGTGCCAAGGGCATTGCGCTGTGTGCCACCAATGGCGGGCATATCCGTGATTACGAAGGTGTCGACCGTTCGGCCAAGCCGCAATTGCCGCTGGTGTCGATTAATACCACGGCGGGTACGGCCAGTGAGATGACGCGCTTTTGCATCATCACAGATGAAGAGCGCCACGTGAAAATGGCCATTGTCGACCGCAACGTGACGCCTTTGCTGTCGGTCAATGACCCTGAGTTGATGGTGGCGATGCCCAAAGGCCTGACGGCCGCCACGGGCATGGACGCGTTGACCCACGCCATCGAGGCGTATGTGTCGACGGCAGCCAACCCGATTACTGACGCCTGTGCGATCAAGGCGATGGAGCTGATCAGTCAAAACCTGCGCCAGGCGGTAAGTGATGGTAAAAATCTGACCGCACGGGAGAACATGGCTTACGCGCAGTTCCTCGCGGGCATGGCTTTCAACAATGCCTCGCTGGGTTTTGTGCATGCGATGGCGCACCAGTTGGGTGGTTTCTATGACTTGCCCCACGGTGTGTGCAACGCGGTGTTGCTGCCCCATGTGCAGACCTTCAACGCCAGTGTGTGCGCAACGCGCCTGACCGATGTGGCCCATGCGCTGGGTGCCGATGTACGCGGACTAAGCCCGGAAGAGGGCGCGCAGGCAGCCATTGCGGCGATTCGTACCTTGGCCAAGGACGTCGAGATTCCTGCCGGGCTGCGGGATTTGGGCGCCAAGCTGGATGACATCCCGATCCTGGCCACCAACGCGCTCAAAGATGCCTGTGGCTTTACCAACCCGCGCAAGGCTGATCAGGGGCAGATTGAAGAGATCTTCCGCAACGCGTTTTAA
- a CDS encoding DUF4917 family protein: protein MTPFQAFDAQLEDWNLLRTSTPCSGLLIGNGASMAVWHDFYYDSLFDKARSVAEKPLSQTELSVFEALGTRNFEHVLSALKTASKVNKALAINSASPRKRYYAIKEALINCTQDVHIPWRLMQPETLACWNEELARYATVYCANYDLLAPWAVMQAPKGFNDLFGTPQATFEPAVALAKSRATRVLYLHGALHLVKNQEGKARKLAANEPTLLSNFAINHSISALDDVPLFVSETGSEDKRKSIRQSDYLSFCHEQLMTHKDALCIFGHSLGEQDQHLIDALRQAPLKTLCISIYPRSEAFIRFQKNHYTALFADKKLELRFFDSKTHPLGDTRHSVPVER, encoded by the coding sequence ATGACCCCCTTCCAGGCATTTGATGCCCAGCTAGAAGACTGGAACCTGTTACGTACCAGCACACCGTGCAGCGGGCTGCTGATTGGCAACGGTGCCAGCATGGCCGTGTGGCACGACTTTTATTACGACTCACTGTTCGACAAAGCCAGGAGCGTCGCCGAAAAGCCCCTGAGCCAGACCGAACTCAGTGTGTTCGAGGCCCTGGGCACCCGTAACTTCGAGCACGTGCTCAGCGCCCTGAAAACCGCGAGCAAGGTCAACAAGGCACTGGCCATCAACTCGGCCTCGCCGCGCAAACGCTATTACGCGATCAAGGAAGCCCTGATCAACTGCACCCAGGATGTGCACATTCCCTGGCGCCTGATGCAGCCTGAAACCCTGGCCTGCTGGAACGAAGAACTGGCACGCTACGCCACGGTGTATTGCGCTAACTACGACCTGCTCGCGCCCTGGGCCGTGATGCAGGCACCCAAAGGCTTCAACGACCTGTTTGGCACCCCGCAGGCAACCTTTGAGCCTGCTGTGGCACTGGCCAAAAGCAGGGCCACACGGGTGCTGTACCTGCATGGCGCCCTGCATCTGGTGAAAAACCAGGAGGGCAAGGCACGCAAGCTAGCGGCCAACGAACCCACATTGCTAAGCAACTTTGCGATCAACCACTCCATCAGCGCCCTGGACGACGTACCGCTGTTTGTCAGCGAAACCGGCAGCGAGGACAAGCGCAAATCCATTCGCCAGTCCGATTACCTGTCTTTTTGCCATGAGCAGTTGATGACCCATAAAGACGCGCTGTGCATCTTCGGCCATAGCCTGGGCGAGCAGGATCAGCACCTGATTGACGCATTGCGTCAGGCACCGCTGAAAACCCTGTGCATCTCGATCTACCCGCGCAGTGAGGCGTTTATTCGCTTTCAGAAAAACCATTACACGGCGCTGTTTGCCGACAAGAAGCTTGAGCTGCGCTTCTTTGATTCAAAAACCCATCCGTTGGGCGATACCAGGCACTCAGTACCTGTGGAACGGTAA
- a CDS encoding YegP family protein codes for MSGWYELSKTSSGQFRFVLKAANAETILVSEQYTTLAAAKGGIASVQVNSPLDERYEKKVAKDGKPYFNLKAANHQIIGTSELYSSDAARDKGIASVKHNGPTTVIKEKF; via the coding sequence ATGTCGGGTTGGTACGAGTTGAGCAAGACCAGCAGCGGGCAGTTCCGTTTTGTACTGAAGGCGGCGAATGCCGAAACCATTCTGGTCAGCGAGCAATACACCACACTGGCGGCGGCCAAGGGCGGGATCGCCTCGGTGCAGGTCAACAGCCCGCTGGATGAGCGCTACGAGAAAAAAGTCGCCAAGGACGGCAAGCCGTACTTCAACCTGAAGGCGGCCAATCACCAGATCATCGGTACCAGTGAGCTGTATTCCTCGGACGCCGCACGGGACAAGGGCATAGCCAGCGTCAAGCACAATGGCCCGACTACGGTGATCAAAGAGAAATTTTGA
- a CDS encoding RNA polymerase sigma factor, which translates to MSGLEPDPPVADHFREFYTQILHFLRKRTDNTSDAADMTQDVFTQWLGYQDRGKIEQPRAFLFQMARNLLRDHWRRQQVRHAVHGERNESEAEPLSDERDDPMVAALRLQRLEQLKRVLAELSPRRREALMLHRFEGLSQAQIAERMGISVSMVEKHIALALLHCKQHLQRDSGKEQPQ; encoded by the coding sequence ATGTCTGGCCTTGAACCCGACCCGCCCGTGGCCGATCACTTTCGTGAGTTCTATACGCAAATTTTGCACTTTCTGCGCAAGCGTACCGACAACACCAGCGATGCAGCCGACATGACCCAAGATGTTTTCACCCAATGGCTGGGCTATCAGGACCGGGGCAAAATCGAACAGCCACGGGCGTTTTTGTTCCAGATGGCGCGCAATCTGTTGCGCGACCACTGGCGTCGACAGCAAGTGCGACACGCCGTACACGGTGAGCGCAACGAAAGTGAAGCCGAGCCCTTGAGCGATGAGAGGGATGATCCAATGGTCGCAGCCCTGCGCCTGCAACGCCTTGAACAACTTAAACGGGTCCTTGCAGAACTCTCGCCCAGACGTCGCGAAGCCCTTATGCTGCACCGCTTTGAGGGCTTGAGTCAGGCACAGATTGCCGAACGCATGGGGATTTCCGTGAGCATGGTTGAAAAGCACATTGCACTGGCCTTGCTGCACTGCAAGCAACATCTACAACGGGACAGCGGCAAGGAGCAGCCACAATGA
- a CDS encoding FecR family protein has product MSPFHTADDDSVDEQAATWFARNRNSRGHDNREQFNAWHANPSHARAYAEFESLWADLGELEQINAPVSLPVKPRRAHFALATAAAVLCAVFALNLGAPVALHQQQINTLAQGARTVLLPDGSTLNVNANTRLHLDFSAHQRDIYLDQGQLYIEVAANKEQPLVVHAGDARIRVVGTGFDVRRSSRQLVVSVAHGEVAFIPDARSAMLLGAQQRATWNYANGSLQAQTLGTGEVAGWRSGHLSFRNRELASLVDELDLYRPGMIQLAEGPLANYKVSGNLDVSDPLALVKALPALIPVKNVLLDSGKIRIEPR; this is encoded by the coding sequence ATGAGCCCTTTTCACACAGCCGATGACGACAGCGTCGATGAACAGGCCGCCACTTGGTTTGCGCGCAACCGCAATAGCCGCGGCCACGACAACCGCGAACAATTCAACGCCTGGCATGCCAACCCGAGCCATGCCCGGGCCTATGCCGAATTTGAATCGTTGTGGGCCGACCTGGGCGAGCTTGAACAGATCAACGCCCCCGTATCGCTCCCGGTCAAGCCCCGACGCGCACACTTTGCCCTGGCCACTGCCGCCGCGGTGCTCTGTGCCGTCTTTGCTCTGAACCTCGGCGCGCCGGTGGCGCTGCATCAACAGCAGATCAACACACTGGCCCAGGGCGCGCGCACAGTATTGCTGCCCGACGGCAGCACCCTGAACGTGAATGCCAACACGCGCCTGCACCTGGACTTCAGCGCACACCAGCGTGACATCTACCTGGACCAGGGCCAGCTCTATATTGAAGTCGCCGCCAACAAGGAGCAGCCGCTGGTGGTGCATGCCGGGGATGCGCGCATCCGGGTGGTCGGCACGGGGTTTGATGTGCGCCGCAGCTCGCGCCAGCTAGTGGTCAGCGTGGCCCACGGCGAGGTTGCATTCATCCCTGACGCCAGGTCCGCCATGCTGCTGGGTGCCCAACAACGCGCCACCTGGAACTACGCCAACGGCTCGCTGCAAGCGCAAACCCTGGGCACCGGTGAAGTGGCGGGCTGGCGCTCTGGCCACCTGTCCTTTCGCAATCGTGAGTTGGCCAGCCTGGTGGACGAACTGGATTTGTACCGCCCCGGCATGATCCAGCTGGCTGAAGGCCCGCTGGCAAACTACAAGGTTTCAGGCAATCTGGACGTCAGCGATCCGCTGGCGCTGGTCAAGGCCCTGCCCGCCCTGATCCCGGTTAAAAACGTGCTGCTGGACAGCGGTAAAATCCGTATCGAACCGCGCTAA
- a CDS encoding TonB-dependent receptor, producing the protein MFRVPHYFSHLCTRPTLLAACLAISLQAHAESIQLQLPAQSLASSLSEVAQQANIQLLFDEALLRNVNAPALSGTFEPQEAIQRLLKDTDFSLVQIDRTYVVRPRESGTTTSNSLELGAVSVVGNGSEVDSSNVGKSTMTQEQINRYQANNIPSLLATLPGINLGGSLKPGGQTINIWGMGEAEDVQMTVDGATKSGFERYKQGTIFIEPELIKRLEVEKGPHDIHTGNGGFAGVVHMETKDATDLLEEGKDTGAMLKYGYSSNDHQQVYSGAVYGRTEDGRADALFYYTKRDGDDMKLAGKMPNPGNVYPVNPQRLPNTAQDLDGQLLKLNLHLNDEHSVGMSYSRSNNYLWVPFSAVSYPAPPSQANIDKYGYDIAARRYLSNRSTIDTTWSAKYKYEPLDNPLVDLEVKYSHSNTEQTDKRDAQAFTQPTSGGRKMETGYTDDMLQVENISLFASGPLDHAVTTGVQFRKHQRDVNMWMPGGIYDVEKYNYGHYQPNFMPRGKVDTNSFYIQDAITWGDFTLTPSMRYDHVRNRGQENDAPYYNHPELGHDYSDKTYTGWSPRLSAFWKITPKTALFLDYSKTWRAPVIDEQYEVQGVGSRTSSSLGLDPERITGWRGGNITTFDKIFGDNDHALVRTTLFRNTVDDEIFKATGVGCAAQTPTVSMTDACGPNMPNYRNIGSVTIKGFEIESFYESTYVFGSLSYAWMTGKHQGAYTNPWGPNVWARDVPAPKWIAVLGTKIPSLDARIGWKGEFVRKTDRLPSDNYYSSPISALGDRYWDQFPNDGYNVQGLFANWKPQQPYLKGTEVNFTLDNMFNKNYQPMLSGENAYSQGRNAKISVTRFF; encoded by the coding sequence ATGTTTCGCGTACCACATTACTTCTCGCATTTGTGCACCCGCCCGACACTGCTGGCGGCTTGCCTGGCGATCAGCCTGCAGGCCCACGCCGAGTCGATCCAGTTGCAACTGCCGGCGCAATCGCTGGCCAGTTCGCTGAGCGAGGTGGCACAGCAGGCAAACATCCAGCTGCTGTTCGACGAAGCCCTGTTACGCAACGTGAATGCCCCGGCACTCAGTGGCACCTTCGAGCCACAGGAAGCCATCCAGCGCCTGCTCAAAGACACCGACTTCAGCCTAGTGCAGATCGATCGCACCTACGTCGTGCGGCCCCGGGAGTCCGGCACCACCACCAGCAACAGCCTGGAACTGGGCGCGGTCAGCGTGGTGGGCAACGGTAGCGAAGTCGACTCCAGCAACGTCGGCAAGTCGACCATGACCCAGGAGCAAATCAACCGCTATCAGGCCAATAACATCCCCAGCCTGCTCGCCACCTTGCCGGGCATCAACCTCGGCGGCTCGCTCAAGCCCGGTGGCCAGACCATCAATATCTGGGGCATGGGTGAAGCTGAAGACGTACAAATGACCGTCGATGGCGCGACCAAAAGCGGCTTTGAACGCTACAAGCAGGGCACGATTTTTATCGAGCCCGAGCTGATCAAACGCCTGGAAGTCGAAAAAGGCCCCCACGATATCCACACCGGCAATGGTGGCTTTGCCGGTGTGGTGCACATGGAAACCAAGGATGCGACCGACTTGCTCGAAGAGGGCAAGGACACCGGCGCCATGCTCAAGTACGGCTACAGCAGCAATGACCATCAACAGGTCTACAGCGGCGCTGTCTACGGTCGCACCGAAGATGGCCGCGCCGACGCCCTGTTTTACTACACCAAGCGCGACGGCGACGATATGAAGCTGGCGGGCAAAATGCCCAACCCCGGCAATGTCTACCCGGTTAACCCCCAGCGCCTGCCCAATACCGCCCAGGACCTGGACGGACAACTGCTCAAACTCAATTTGCACCTCAATGACGAGCACAGCGTGGGCATGTCTTACTCGCGCTCGAACAACTATTTGTGGGTGCCCTTCTCGGCCGTCAGTTACCCCGCGCCACCCAGCCAGGCCAACATCGACAAGTATGGCTACGACATAGCAGCGCGGCGCTACCTGTCCAACCGCTCGACGATCGACACCACCTGGTCGGCCAAATACAAATACGAACCCCTGGACAACCCGCTGGTGGACCTGGAGGTCAAGTACTCGCACTCCAACACCGAACAAACCGACAAGCGTGACGCCCAGGCCTTCACCCAGCCCACCAGCGGCGGGCGCAAGATGGAAACCGGCTACACCGACGACATGCTCCAGGTCGAGAACATCAGCCTGTTTGCCAGCGGCCCGCTGGACCATGCAGTGACCACCGGCGTGCAGTTTCGCAAGCACCAGCGTGATGTGAACATGTGGATGCCGGGCGGCATCTACGACGTCGAAAAGTACAACTACGGCCACTACCAGCCCAACTTCATGCCCCGGGGCAAGGTCGACACCAACAGCTTCTATATTCAGGACGCCATCACCTGGGGTGACTTCACCCTGACGCCGTCCATGCGCTACGACCATGTGCGCAATCGCGGCCAGGAAAACGACGCGCCGTACTACAACCACCCGGAGTTGGGTCACGATTACAGCGACAAAACCTACACCGGCTGGTCGCCTCGCCTGTCAGCCTTCTGGAAAATCACCCCGAAAACCGCGCTATTCCTGGACTACAGCAAAACCTGGCGCGCCCCGGTAATTGACGAGCAATACGAAGTCCAAGGCGTCGGCAGCCGCACCTCCAGCAGCCTGGGCCTTGATCCGGAACGGATCACCGGCTGGCGTGGCGGCAACATCACCACCTTCGACAAGATTTTTGGCGACAACGACCACGCCCTGGTGCGCACCACCCTGTTCCGCAACACCGTCGACGACGAAATCTTCAAGGCCACGGGCGTAGGCTGCGCCGCGCAAACTCCCACGGTCAGCATGACCGATGCGTGCGGGCCCAACATGCCCAACTACCGCAATATTGGCAGCGTGACCATCAAGGGCTTCGAAATTGAGAGTTTCTACGAATCCACCTACGTGTTCGGCTCACTGTCCTACGCATGGATGACCGGCAAGCACCAAGGCGCCTACACCAACCCTTGGGGGCCTAACGTCTGGGCCCGTGACGTACCCGCTCCCAAATGGATTGCCGTACTGGGCACCAAAATCCCGAGCCTGGATGCCCGGATTGGCTGGAAGGGAGAATTCGTGCGCAAAACCGACCGTTTGCCGAGCGACAACTACTACAGCAGCCCGATCAGTGCGTTGGGCGACCGCTACTGGGACCAGTTCCCCAACGACGGCTACAACGTGCAGGGCCTGTTTGCCAACTGGAAGCCGCAGCAGCCGTACCTCAAGGGCACCGAAGTCAACTTCACCCTGGACAACATGTTCAACAAAAACTATCAGCCAATGCTCAGTGGCGAAAATGCCTACAGCCAGGGCCGCAATGCCAAGATCAGCGTGACGCGGTTCTTCTAG
- a CDS encoding ribbon-helix-helix domain-containing protein gives MCELYVKADPILYESRSRSLRICGVVTTLRLENQFWDILSEIAETDGMTTNQLVAKLYEEVMDYRGEVVNFASFLRVSCTRYLSQRRVQAPGLSVVSRLQG, from the coding sequence ATGTGTGAGTTGTATGTAAAAGCCGATCCGATTCTTTACGAGTCACGTTCGCGCTCATTGCGGATTTGCGGCGTGGTCACCACTTTGCGCCTGGAAAACCAGTTCTGGGACATTCTCAGCGAAATTGCCGAAACAGACGGGATGACCACCAACCAGTTGGTGGCCAAGCTGTATGAAGAGGTGATGGATTATCGTGGCGAAGTGGTCAATTTTGCCTCGTTTTTGCGTGTGAGCTGCACCCGCTACCTGAGCCAGCGCCGGGTGCAGGCGCCGGGGTTGAGTGTGGTTTCGCGCTTGCAAGGTTGA
- a CDS encoding DJ-1/PfpI family protein translates to MAAKKILMLVGDYVEDYEVMVPFQALLMVGHQVHAVCPGKISGQTVRTAIHDFEGDQTYSEKPGHLFALNFDFDKVKASDYDALLVPGGRAPEYLRLNEKVLELVRDFDKAGKPIAAVCHGAQLLAAAGTLEGRECSAYPACAPEVRLAGGTYIDIDVTKAHVQGNLATAPAWPAHPAWLAGFLGLLGTKIIL, encoded by the coding sequence ATGGCAGCGAAAAAAATTCTGATGCTGGTTGGCGACTACGTCGAAGACTACGAAGTGATGGTGCCGTTCCAGGCGCTGTTGATGGTTGGCCATCAGGTGCATGCGGTGTGTCCGGGCAAAATCTCTGGCCAGACCGTTCGCACTGCCATTCACGACTTCGAGGGCGACCAGACCTACAGCGAGAAGCCCGGTCATCTGTTTGCCCTGAATTTCGATTTCGACAAGGTCAAAGCCAGCGATTACGACGCTCTGCTGGTGCCGGGTGGCCGAGCGCCGGAATACCTGCGTCTGAATGAAAAGGTGCTGGAGCTTGTGCGTGACTTCGACAAGGCGGGTAAGCCGATTGCCGCGGTGTGCCACGGCGCGCAACTGCTGGCTGCTGCTGGCACGCTGGAAGGCCGTGAGTGCAGCGCTTACCCGGCGTGTGCGCCGGAAGTGCGTCTGGCGGGCGGTACCTATATCGATATCGACGTGACCAAGGCCCACGTTCAGGGCAACCTGGCCACTGCACCTGCCTGGCCGGCGCACCCTGCGTGGCTGGCAGGGTTCCTGGGTTTGCTCGGTACCAAAATCATCTTGTAG
- a CDS encoding class I SAM-dependent methyltransferase produces the protein MSVTATTAASVPDHRAQFLNLLETGLAQNSFIKLVLAKYVGSEAELQRVIIKQVTVKEQPCLSFVYRYKTRDITKNFPLDEGVAIIAGLLPEAFKNAHLLTLTDEVQLEYSKKGKSSLFKGKSQQEREVPSAEHNREKNRFLDLTRPFLADLGVTNKQQELIPAMSRKWKQINKFIEVFSHALSNSPLKLDQPIKVVDFGSGKGYLTFAIHDYLRHSLQAEGLVTGVELREDMVTLCNNAAQRLEHPGLTFQHGDVRSFAPTPIDVMIALHACDIATDYAIHMGIRSGAAIIMCSPCCHKQIRLQIQSPALLKPMLQYGLHLGQQAEMVTDSLRALYLEACGYETKVFEFISLEHTNKNKMILAVKRAEPADPAQLLVKIQELKAFYNIQEHCLETLLQADGLLK, from the coding sequence ATGTCAGTGACTGCTACCACCGCCGCGTCTGTGCCGGATCATCGTGCGCAATTTTTGAACCTGCTGGAAACCGGCCTGGCCCAGAATTCCTTTATCAAGCTGGTGCTGGCCAAATACGTCGGCTCCGAGGCTGAATTGCAGCGAGTGATTATCAAGCAGGTCACGGTCAAGGAGCAGCCTTGCCTGTCGTTTGTGTATCGCTACAAAACCCGCGATATCACCAAGAATTTCCCGCTGGACGAAGGCGTGGCGATCATTGCCGGCCTGCTGCCCGAAGCGTTCAAGAATGCCCATTTGCTGACCCTGACCGACGAAGTGCAACTGGAGTACAGCAAAAAGGGTAAAAGCTCGCTGTTCAAAGGCAAAAGCCAACAAGAGCGCGAAGTACCGTCGGCTGAGCACAATCGTGAGAAAAATCGCTTTCTGGATCTGACCCGGCCGTTTCTGGCGGACCTGGGTGTGACCAACAAGCAGCAAGAACTGATCCCGGCGATGTCGCGCAAGTGGAAGCAGATCAACAAGTTTATTGAGGTGTTTTCCCACGCCCTGAGCAACTCGCCGCTCAAGCTCGACCAGCCGATCAAGGTGGTGGATTTCGGTTCGGGCAAGGGTTACCTGACGTTTGCCATTCACGATTACCTGCGTCACAGCCTGCAAGCCGAAGGCCTGGTCACCGGGGTTGAGTTGCGCGAAGACATGGTCACGCTGTGCAACAACGCCGCCCAGCGCCTGGAACACCCGGGCCTGACGTTCCAGCACGGCGATGTGCGCAGTTTTGCGCCCACCCCGATCGACGTGATGATCGCCCTGCATGCCTGTGATATTGCCACTGACTATGCGATCCATATGGGTATTCGCTCCGGGGCGGCGATCATCATGTGCTCGCCGTGCTGCCACAAGCAGATCCGCCTGCAAATCCAGAGCCCGGCGCTGCTCAAGCCGATGCTGCAATACGGCCTGCACCTGGGCCAGCAGGCCGAAATGGTCACCGACAGCCTGCGCGCGCTGTACCTCGAAGCCTGCGGCTATGAAACCAAGGTGTTCGAGTTTATCTCGCTGGAACACACCAACAAGAACAAGATGATCCTCGCGGTCAAACGTGCAGAACCGGCTGATCCGGCGCAGTTGCTGGTGAAAATCCAGGAGCTCAAGGCGTTCTACAACATCCAGGAGCACTGCCTGGAGACCCTGCTTCAGGCCGATGGCTTGTTGAAGTAA